Genomic DNA from Tamandua tetradactyla isolate mTamTet1 chromosome Y, mTamTet1.pri, whole genome shotgun sequence:
ggtaggaggtggagagctgccgccacaggaaccgctgggctttttccaaggctcgcagcctgtcaagcaagggggtatggagggaactattaatctctagaatggaggatatgtctttgactggaggtggcgctccatacaagatttcataaggggttagattacacataagagcagagggggtattccgggccctgaacagggcataaggcaggagcatggtccaatctttcaagccagtctctaaagctaatttggttagggtctctttaattgtcctgttcattttttttacctgtcctgaactttggggtctgtatgcgcaatgcaatttccaatcaatccccaatatcctggccacaccctgacttacctgggctacaaatgcgggtccgttatctgaccctattacctttggtagaccgaaccggggaaatttttcttccataatcttcttgactacaacctgggctgtttttctcttagttgggtaggcttcaacccatcctgaaaaggtgtctataaaaactagtaagtatttaagtccatattttgcaggtttaatttcagtaaagtcgacttcccagaactgcctaggtcgagttccccttagtctttttccattaggagctttggtggggtaggcgttcacaATTTGGCACGCCTGACATTTTCTAGCTACGCGATCTgccagctttttcctttttgaggctgtcagagggtacaattccctctggtcttgcaggagctgctgtagtttccctgtccccaggtgagtgagctggtggacctgctgtatgtaagctagggcttccgattctcctAGGGGTGCAActtcagatagtgtttcagggggttgctggttttctttggtcaaataacttttgtcccactgactaccaCCGCTCACGCTCGTctcttaccgtgttggagaaagctgcttccatCTGAAAACCAGGTTACCTCTGAGTTAGGCAATgattggtcttttaagtctctgcggattccggtctcttcagctaatatctcttggcaagtgtgcagcaaaggtcccgcggtctcgtccgggagcagggtagccgGGTTTAAAGCTGATGGGGCCCCaaaagtcaccctgtctttgtctaggaggatgctctgatagtgggtaattctggcatttgacatccatctatctggaggctggcggattatgctctccagggcgtgaggggctattatggtcagcttctgtcctagagtgagtttgtctgcgtcttttgccaggagggcagctgccgcgatggccttgagacagcgtggccatccgctggcaactgagtctaatcgcttggacagataggccaccggtctcctccaggggcctaaagcctgtgttaggacccctctagccacgcctctcctttcttctatgtagagcatgaaaggtttattcacgtctgggagggttaaagctggagctgacaggagcgctttcttaatgctgtcgaaggcttcctgctgggctattccccactggaaatcagcgctccctttgagcaaggggaataatggggcagcaagggctgcaaacctTGGGATTCATaaccggcagaatcccgctgtccctaagaaTTCTCGTAGCTGCTTTTGGGTCGTGGGTGGGGGTATTTGTGTTACAGTTCTCTTTCTAGCTTCAGTGAGCCATCGCTTTtcattcttaagagtatatcccaggaagattacttcccttttacagatttgggcctttttggccgaggctcggtTCCCCAGTGCGGCTAGCTTATTTAACAGTTTTCGGGTTtcatactcacagtcctccttagtgtctgctgccaacagtaagtcatccacatattgtagcaaggtgactctgggatgctgaattctgaaggagcttaagtctttatgaagagcttcatcaaaaatggtgggggagtttttgaacccctggggcaagcgtgtccaagtcagttggttcgaggaTCCCGTCTCTGGATCGATCCACTTGAAAGCGAATAAGGGTTGgctgtccttatgcaagggcaggcagaagaaagcatcttttagattaagcacagtataccaagtcttttcaggaaggagagtgctgagcaggttatagggatttggcacaGTAGGATGTATgtcctgcactctgctatttacttcccATAAGTCTTGCACCAGTCTATAGTCTCTAGTCTctggctttttgaccggcaataagggagtgttccaggctgattgacagggcttaagtactcccaagccaaggaatttctctatatggggcttgattccttcccgggcttccttgcttaagtagtattgttttacccgaattggagaggcggtgggctttagggtcactactactgggggctgattgaccgccaaccctaacccggcaacttctgcccaggaattagggaattcttcaagccaggcctgaggaatagaactgcggagctgttctggttttatatacagctgatattcttcttcgactggcaaggtgagggcagttattacaggttggcttactagcgggtttaaaaatttcacctttggccccttaggattgaaggtgattctcacccttagtttagttaacaagtctcttcccataagcggggcagggcactcagggataactaggaaggagtgttgaagcttccccttccccaggtccatggttcttttggtagtccaggtgcagtagcgactgccatttgctccccgcaccaaggacctttttgtagagagcgggcctataggttcttggagggccgatATTACTGCTCCCATGTCGACtccaaaattaattggtaccccctccacattaaattttaccctgagctcggggaggggtgccaagccctgactcccctagtcttcactttctagagccaacATGGCCGGctgttgccaatttgggggcctagtacccctccgttttttttttggacagtttttggcccagtgcccagtttctttgcagtaggcgcattGGTCTGGATTAAGAGGGGTATGATAACACCGGCCCGAGGGATTTTCTTTAGCTtgtcctctaccttcagtgtttctttcaactactgtggccaggatctttgttaattcttttgttctccttttctctcttaccaactctttttcctctctctctctctctctcctttgttctttttcctcctctgtttctctcttataaaacactttttcagcttctttgactaaatctcgcaaggctaggtcctgcaacccctctaagcgctgcagcttgcgtctaatatctggagctgattggccgataaaggccatggccactgaggctctttgatcctctgattgaggatcaaagggagtatacctacggtatgcttccattagtttttctaaaaagactgagggcgattcgtccgctccctgaataacctctcttaccttggccaaattggtgggccggcgtgcggctgctcggagacccgctactagagtctggcgatagatggacagatgctccctaccttcagaggtgttcgggtcccaattagggcggcgcagcgggaaccgatcgtcgatgacatgctggagttgggtgggtctcccgtcttgtccaggaacttgcttcctggcttccagtaggatccaatctcgctcctccgtggtgaagagagtccccaggagttgttgacaatcatcccaagtgggctggtgagagaacataagggactccaccaatccagtcagcctagtgggagcctcggaaaaaggagggttattatttttccaattatataagtcagaggaggaaaagggccagtattgtagagcgggcatttctcccccgtgtccgtcatccactggaggcccgtacggtctgagggggagagtgaccgccacatcagatgggcttagtgctcaTCTGCTTtgtgtactatgtgccggtcctggttcatctgggatcgtctgttggtgaacctgcggagagggaatggaagagggcggagagagagtactagaggagggagaaggtgagctaagagagggggggtcctgtaccggagctgaagggtagggaggaggggaagaaggacctgcatCGAAGAGGattagatccgattgggattccggtaggactgcaggagacaaagaaggatagagtttcggagcttgagaaggacccggcaccttgattgggagtacagagggagagtcatgttgaccaagaggagtaagaaacggctttacccatggaggtgggttttcacacaggtcctgccaaaccatgatgtagggctgctggtccgggtggccatacgggtcagggcggaagatgactgacttgacggcccgaatcaagggtagatgaaaagttccttcacgaggccattccacgttaaaggagggccactcggccgagcagaaggtctgccatttgcctttctttacaataagagatagattctgacctctttccctgacctccgaccagtgtcttaaggtcagagaaagtggagtcgacattccctgacccatctttggtaaaacaaaaacaattcctaacacacaaatacagacagacacacacagagccggcacaccacgtttacacagtttcagagacacagctcagactggcctgatgattTTGATCGAGTTTcccccgtcagaagggaaacagaatcagagtcggccctgtaggaagcctccaggcgtccctggaggtcccccaatcccgaggcgtccctcgggagagtgacctgcaaccccggacacgtctgtcggttgcggtcggggagtgctcacgcgactctctgacagtcactgccagtctgacagactaagcgatcgcacctcagacaaaaaggccttacttaccccgagagaaagagctgttggagccttcccctacgaagagccgatctcggtgggacctccaaatgtaagaatttgagaattttgccacgcaaaggaggactccaagagacgttctctcatgcaacacgcaaggggtttattttccacacatgtgtggggctcgctgaacacgcagaaacagagagccccgaacctgggttttgggaagccttttgagggccaggataagggtgtggggtttgagggttgaacattagttacaggttctgctttatgcaggaagtagataacgaacattttgcaagaagcagataacaaacatttttcgcgcatgagtcatgggagctgcttcttgcaagaagcagctgtctcgtgcaaaactcccttactcaaccttctcagttgcattcttagataaactttctccggcagttacaaccttgcataaccaaggcagcagaaaaccttgcataacaaaggcagcagataaccgcccctgggaagtcccgggttgttttagcctgatggggcccataactcttttctttataaaatccttctttacataagaaaagttagctactgttaagttttataaaatccttctttacaaaattatggttaaaatcatgAAAGATTTAATggctaaaatgacaatgttttcttggactcttagcctgttctaatgaaaagatattaaaaatttttttctaaataattagttaaaaagcagAGTCTGTATTTGCCGCATCCGGCTCTTGAAGTCGAGTTGGGAGAGGGGCGTCGAGGTTGATTTATgaaatcagcactcaggagacaagtatggttccatcactcaggccccctgcttcttgggagtgagtcctctttattgtttctttcttagtAGTTCCCCATCTTAGTAGTAGTCttatgttttcttgcctccctATTATATCCTCAGAACTTCCCTTATAGGAGGGAGTTCGCaccggcggggggggggggtcccggCGGGAACCTTGTAGTACTATATCTAGTGGGTCTTTCCCCCCAGGTCATACCCGCTTCTTCTCTACCCCCCTTTACAGGGGGTATTGTTTTCAGAAACTTCTGCATGCAATGATCCAGGAAATTCCATTCCCTCGGGGCCGAGGGTAAATAATTGTCTGTTAGCTGTTTGCTCaacagagcttgtaaaagagctcttaacagagcttgtaaaagagcttgCCCAACATTAACCCCATAAATGCCTGCAACTTCTCACTGATAGGGGAAATAGGGGAATTACTTTATTCCCAGGCACAGATGTCCCTCCGGCCAGGAGGCAACatgtattttatcaaaataacttatgttaacttttatcctattgttatctgtataaaaaaatactgattttctcctgggtatcattatactggcaaaaactaCTTGTTTCCTTGCCCTAACCAGGTGGCTTAATATATTAATCTaaatactattactataaataaatctattactggataaatcatattcaaatcatataaatacctatattcctttaagccaaaatatcttaaggctttgtccagtctttatataaactatatatgtataaactaaatttatcccaagataaccatggcttatatttgaagcagatcagatttgagggttgaatgcaaggaaaaaatacacttgtggagtctttttttcacctgatgttgccattacatgcaactgatgttgctatcacatgaccttggtaaggaataattaaaatgtaagaaataattaaaataattctagCTGGGAGGaatggctatccccccagaaggaggtgtactttaataaagatatctaggtcccaggaagctcctcttggtccctagccagttcccagaggacccaactgggcccggtcatgtaagcaaatctgaatttggccactattgtgagaaaatatcataaaaactgcatgaaataaatgtaaaattagcaaaaatgcacaaccaattataaagaatccacattcttgcattccttttcaatcaatccaatgaattcaattttaaaaatctggtcatttactatgggtacatgtcactattggcactctgcattcatttttgctacctgccactttagggattcctaattatatgttacaaaacttgtttgatattttacaaggagattccgatttattaagcaaaaggcagttaatagctgcagctgaatgagagtgacaattaattgaacaatgcattcagaaaggacagcttgttcaaatagatctaaaaaagcctgttgattttattattttctttaccttgcaatctcccacaggcctattttagcaagacggtgttttaaaatgaattttttaccaaacaattgacaaaaatgtttaaatacatatttgcaaaagattatttctttaatagccaaaagtcaccaaaaatattatcaattaagaggtcatgatccctaattgcgcagtgtgtgatctcacaaaggaagaggttcaaagtctattttcaatacctcttggcaaatagcattaagtgactttaaaggacaaatgaataatcatttgctatatcaaaacttttacaattttttaaaaatgaacgcaatggattttgcctaaaatagttctagcttccctgctagctattactgtctttagtgatgataatattaatgggaaagctgcatatgtcaccccagtggaaaacaagttagaaaataccTTATACCTCTGCCCAGcttactgaattagcagctgtaattcaagtattgcaaagttttccacaatctcttgatattgtttctgattttgaatatgtttaccaaacagttactcacattgagacggcttctttgtttaaaagaaatgaattgtcctgaatgtttttacattcacaaacattagtcaaaggctgaattactcccctttttatcatgcatataaagagctcaaaccaatcttccaggtcctttatcattacaaaatcagcaagcagatacttgtcaaacctgtgggcctttaaatgcactcccatttgcatcagggattaatcctagagGTTAAAAAGCAAGTGAATTATAGCAAACGGGTGTTACttgtatttcacattttagtaaaatgaaatatgtacatgttatcatagacacttgttctcatttcatctgggctaccgcacaatctggagatcgtttttgccatgttcaatcacatttacttaatgcttttgctgttatgggatgccctcaatctattaaaatggacaatggccctgtttatacaggaaaataaattttatactacttttaatattactcatattacaggaattccacacaatccctcagggcaaggaattattgaacgagcaaaccagacgctaaagtctatgcttttaaaacaaaaaggggaagacgatgatcaggaggatgttgttatgaaaataagtactcctaaagatcaattagcaaaggcattgtttactctaaatttttaaaacatttatggtaattcatcacagactccagcagaacaacattttagcaatttggaaaagaaaaatgatatatcccaaacagaactgcagctgcagccaatctattggaaagatgttaaagatgatttatggaaaccaggaatggtaaaggtgtggggtaggggatttgctcttgtcattgcagatgatggaacttcagtttggattccctcgaagagaataaaacccagacatatcaacctggacaaaaaataactaaatgggtaatgtatactataggacatacaattttgattgctgaaggacagggacatatttatacttactgggattatctgtgagccctaacatgggccaatccaactttaccaaaataatctgaatacaagtttaagATTCCTAggtccaataaaaagaaaactggtgtcaaatttaattccatttttagaaagacctatatgcataaatctatggatacaaaggatacttgcctgttagatgggaaagaaagttggaatggatgagttatgtcatatggattgagcagttatcataattaatgattcctatggaattgtaagagatgcagcccctgtggggcctcccatctctaacttgaagataactgagactatatggacaggcaagctaaatcagggtTTAATTCATGGAGGATAATTTGTGCCAAattcatgggatgataaatatagcattagtgaaagaaattgacaaaaaatgttttctaggactgagaccaatttttatagccaattctagtaactataacttctttttaaatagcagccataagcaCTATATACAAgtatgtattagagatccatatatacttgttaaagttcatatgcatataagaaatcaaaacttctaattgtgaaaattattctctattcacttgtccccaagcatttatgttgcaggaaaatgagacgattatagcagaaaggagaagaggtatttggttgccagtgcagatgtcaagatctttgcaatcctctccagaaacacatatactgatccatttggcaaaagaatatctaaaaaggactaatagactaattggattccttattgcatctgtcattggaatcattggaagcatcacagtggctgcagtcactgaaaccgcattgcaacaaactatacagatgcagcattgttagaaaaacaccaatgaactgtggcatagacaatctcattgatgagcaaactaataatggactaaataatatagaaatgacatttgttcatattggagatcaaatgtataatttaaattttttacaaagtttaaagtgtaaaaggaataagagcagtttttgtattaccctcttttaacatatggtttgtttgaaatagaatgggaaaagggaataggcatcttttaaggctttcaggtagtttaagtcctgatatcttagaattacaaaaaaaggggtattagaatgtaaattagaataatctacatatagcctatggaagtaatgttacacaatcacttacccaagagctaaaaaatcttaggtttggggctgtttatactttgcttcctcctcagctgtgtttaacaacaaagaaaaaggtgattcttgcaaaaactcgttggctccctcctgaatcaaagtcagagagcttgactggcagccaatgatgggtaagaccctttggatcctaagggcaacctaagacaggtgctggccacctctgcttataacaatgtgattcttgtgaatcaaagtcagagagcttgactggcagccaatgacgggtaagacccttcagagcctaagggccaCCTAAGACAGGTGCGGTCACCTCTGtttatagtcaccctaaaaaaggtgattcttgttttcctctgcttataaaataaaaagggggaaatgtagaagccaagagtttaaagcaagacctacagaatttgttgcaagctgctggccttgggatggcagcggtaaactggcgattgttatgtagagcagt
This window encodes:
- the LOC143672607 gene encoding LOW QUALITY PROTEIN: uncharacterized protein LOC143672607 (The sequence of the model RefSeq protein was modified relative to this genomic sequence to represent the inferred CDS: substituted 2 bases at 2 genomic stop codons) — encoded protein: MGQGMSTPLSLTLRHWSEVRERGQNLSLIVKKGKWQTFCSAEWPSFNVEWPREGTFHLPLIRAVKSVIFRPDPYGHPDQQPYIMVWQDLCENPPPWVKPFLTPLGQHDSPSVLPIKVPGPSQAPKLYPSLSPAVLPESQSDLILFDAGPSSPPPYPSAPVQDPPSLSSPSPSSSTLSPPSSIPSPQVHQQTIPDEPGPAHSTQSRXALSPSDVAVTLPLRPYGPPVDDGHGGEMPALQYWPFSSSDLYNWKNNNPPFSEAPTRLTGLVESLMFSHQPTWDDCQQLLGTLFTTEERDWILLEARKQVPGQDGRPTQLQHVIDDRFPLRRPNWDPNTSEGREHLSIYRQTLVAGLRAAARRPTNLAKVREVIQGADESPSVFLEKLMEAYRRYTPFDPQSEDQRASVAMAFIGQSAPDIRRKLQRLEGLQDLALRDLVKEAEKVFYKRETEEEKEQRREREREEKELVREKRRTKELTKILATVVERNTEGRGQAKENPSGRCYHTPLNPDQCAYCKETGHWAKNCPKKKRRGTRPPNWQQPAMLALESEDXGSQGLAPLPELRVKFNVEGVPINFGVDMGAVISALQEPIGPLSTKRSLVRGANGSRYCTWTTKRTMDLGKGKLQHSFLVIPECPAPLMGRDLLTKLRVRITFNPKGPKVKFLNPLVSQPVITALTLPVEEEYQLYIKPEQLRSSIPQAWLEEFPNSWAEVAGLGLAVNQPPVVVTLKPTASPIRVKQYYLSKEAREGIKPHIEKFLGLGVLKPCQSAWNTPLLPVKKPETRDYRLVQDLWEVNSRVQDIHPTVPNPYNLLSTLLPEKTWYTVLNLKDAFFCLPLHKDSQPLFAFKWIDPETGSSNQLTWTRLPQGFKNSPTIFDEALHKDLSSFRIQHPRVTLLQYVDDLLLAADTKEDCEYETRKLLNKLAALGNRASAKKAQICKREVIFLGYTLKNEKRWLTEARKRTVTQIPPPTTQKQLREFLGTAGFCRL